The Hyphomonas sediminis genome contains a region encoding:
- a CDS encoding beta-ketoacyl-ACP synthase III, with protein sequence MPSPVISATGLWTPPNSISNAELVESYNAWADTWNLENAADISSGLLEPKPHSSVEFIEKASGIKARYVINKSGVLDPDVMTPRIPERPNEQISVMAEMGVHAAREALKRAGRSPEDVDAVICAASNMQRAYPAMAIEIQEALGIKGFAFDMNVACSSATFGIQTAADFVRSGNAKSVLVVNPEICSGHLNFTDRDSHFIFGDVATAVLVEAEDIAPAKHWKILGTKLKTQFSNNIRNNFGFLNRAAPEGVGTPDKLFVQEGRKVFKEVVPMVAEMITAHLGELGLQSDALKRMWLHQANANMNRLISSKVLGHEASEAESPTVLDTYANTSSAGSIIAFHLHSDDFAAGQKGLICSFGAGYSAGTVFVERT encoded by the coding sequence CGCCCAATTCGATCTCAAACGCAGAGCTGGTCGAGAGCTACAACGCCTGGGCCGACACCTGGAATCTTGAGAACGCCGCCGATATCAGCTCCGGCCTGCTGGAGCCCAAGCCGCATTCCTCCGTCGAGTTCATCGAGAAGGCCTCGGGCATCAAGGCGCGCTATGTCATCAACAAATCCGGCGTGCTGGACCCCGATGTGATGACGCCGCGCATTCCCGAGCGGCCCAATGAACAGATCTCCGTAATGGCGGAAATGGGCGTCCATGCCGCCCGCGAGGCGCTGAAGCGTGCCGGCCGGTCGCCGGAAGATGTGGACGCAGTGATCTGCGCCGCCTCCAACATGCAGCGCGCCTATCCGGCGATGGCGATCGAGATCCAGGAAGCCCTTGGCATCAAGGGCTTTGCCTTCGACATGAACGTTGCCTGTTCCTCCGCCACGTTCGGCATCCAGACGGCGGCGGATTTCGTCCGCTCGGGCAACGCAAAGTCGGTGCTGGTCGTGAACCCGGAAATCTGTTCCGGCCACCTGAACTTCACTGACCGCGACAGCCATTTCATCTTCGGCGATGTGGCCACCGCCGTTCTGGTGGAAGCAGAAGACATCGCCCCGGCAAAGCATTGGAAAATCCTCGGCACCAAGCTGAAGACCCAGTTCTCCAACAACATCCGCAACAATTTCGGTTTCCTGAATCGCGCCGCGCCTGAAGGCGTGGGCACGCCGGACAAGCTGTTCGTTCAGGAAGGCCGCAAGGTGTTCAAGGAAGTCGTGCCGATGGTGGCCGAGATGATCACCGCGCATCTGGGCGAGCTGGGCCTGCAGTCCGACGCGCTGAAACGCATGTGGCTGCACCAGGCGAACGCCAACATGAACCGGCTGATCTCATCGAAGGTTCTGGGCCATGAGGCCAGCGAAGCCGAAAGCCCGACCGTGCTGGACACCTATGCCAACACATCGTCGGCCGGATCGATCATCGCCTTCCATCTGCACTCGGACGATTTTGCCGCCGGGCAGAAAGGCCTGATCTGCTCCTTCGGTGCGGGTTATTCTGCCGGCACGGTGTTCGTGGAGCGCACCTGA
- a CDS encoding YfbR-like 5'-deoxynucleotidase: MEPVPLKRSVKPPRVWQRMLSGRRLDLAHPSPMDVEIEDIAHGLARVARWNGQTKGEHAFSVAEHSVVVEQIVRKLEPGLGPDAWLTALLHDSPEYVIGDMISPFKALLGESYKDIEARLQEAIHIRFGLRPVTSGALKKVIKKADHICAWFEAVQLAGFSEAESNGFFGKPPEGMKFRLKPLSAPEAQQLFLERFEAIQAAMTAETAR; this comes from the coding sequence ATGGAGCCTGTCCCTTTGAAGCGTTCTGTTAAGCCCCCTCGCGTCTGGCAGCGTATGTTGTCGGGTCGTCGCCTGGACCTGGCGCACCCCTCGCCCATGGATGTGGAAATCGAGGATATTGCCCATGGCCTGGCCAGGGTTGCCCGCTGGAATGGGCAAACCAAGGGTGAACACGCTTTCTCTGTCGCCGAGCATTCGGTGGTGGTGGAGCAGATCGTGCGCAAGCTGGAGCCGGGGCTGGGGCCGGACGCCTGGCTGACGGCGCTGCTGCATGACAGCCCGGAATATGTGATCGGGGACATGATCTCTCCGTTCAAGGCGCTGCTGGGGGAAAGCTACAAGGATATTGAAGCCCGCCTGCAGGAAGCCATCCACATCCGCTTTGGCCTGCGGCCCGTCACTTCGGGCGCGCTGAAAAAGGTGATCAAGAAGGCCGATCATATCTGTGCCTGGTTTGAGGCCGTGCAGCTGGCCGGGTTTTCGGAGGCAGAATCCAACGGCTTCTTCGGCAAGCCGCCCGAGGGCATGAAGTTCCGCCTGAAGCCGCTTTCGGCGCCGGAGGCGCAGCAGCTGTTCCTCGAGCGCTTCGAAGCGATCCAGGCGGCGATGACGGCGGAGACCGCGCGATGA
- a CDS encoding NUDIX hydrolase, translated as MSQPTLLIGLSAVMVAIADGEPHVLVTQRPSGEEALPFGPFDPVNHRTFDLSLRGWVLEQTGFELGYVEQLYTFGDKNRDTPEATVVGAPADARVISVGYLALTPEERPVAAKFEARWRSWYQYFPWEDHRAGRPALIDAEIAPRLKTWAAGNDRRLQRARTAFGLDGARWAENQVLERYELLYEAGLVAECARDAGLPDAGFRLGLSMASDHRRILATGAARLRGKIKYRPVVFELMPERFTLSELQRATEAILGLQLHTQNFRRALEKTGLVTGTGQMETSTGGRPAELFTYCRDPAGSFSAPGLATPRKSAD; from the coding sequence ATGAGCCAGCCGACACTGCTGATTGGTCTTTCGGCGGTGATGGTAGCCATCGCGGACGGCGAGCCGCATGTGCTGGTGACCCAGCGGCCAAGCGGCGAGGAGGCCCTGCCCTTCGGCCCGTTCGACCCGGTGAACCACCGCACGTTCGACCTGTCGCTGAGAGGCTGGGTTCTGGAACAGACCGGTTTCGAGCTTGGCTATGTCGAGCAACTCTACACCTTCGGCGACAAGAACCGCGACACGCCGGAAGCCACCGTTGTGGGTGCCCCGGCAGATGCACGGGTGATTTCCGTTGGCTATCTGGCGCTGACGCCGGAGGAGCGGCCCGTGGCGGCAAAGTTCGAAGCGCGCTGGCGCAGCTGGTATCAGTATTTTCCGTGGGAAGATCATCGCGCAGGCCGCCCTGCCCTGATCGACGCCGAAATTGCCCCCCGCCTGAAGACATGGGCCGCCGGCAATGACCGGCGCCTGCAGCGGGCGCGCACTGCCTTTGGCCTGGATGGCGCGCGCTGGGCGGAGAACCAGGTGCTGGAACGCTATGAACTCCTCTATGAGGCGGGCCTCGTTGCCGAGTGCGCCCGCGATGCGGGGTTGCCGGATGCGGGGTTCCGCCTCGGCCTGTCCATGGCATCCGACCACAGACGAATTCTTGCCACCGGCGCGGCGCGCCTGCGGGGCAAGATCAAATACCGCCCGGTGGTGTTCGAGCTGATGCCCGAACGCTTCACGCTTTCCGAGCTGCAGCGCGCCACCGAGGCGATCCTCGGCCTGCAACTGCACACGCAGAACTTCCGCCGCGCCCTGGAGAAGACGGGGCTGGTAACCGGCACAGGCCAGATGGAAACCTCAACCGGCGGGCGCCCGGCTGAACTCTTCACCTATTGCCGCGATCCGGCAGGCAGCTTCTCAGCACCCGGCCTTGCAACCCCGCGAAAGTCTGCTGACTGA
- a CDS encoding M16 family metallopeptidase: MLKLQLFSGAAAALLVSACASSSVPAPHPLDVSVAEPVFLIDTYDGDFVDIQQMTTPGGVSVWLVTEPSIPIVSVQMAWRAGTTSDPAGLEGLSNAVTYNMNEGAGDLDSLAFQTAMEDLNMSFGCSNSAEWTSCSATMLAENAAPSMEVVASAFTAPRFDQGPFDRFVREQEVALKTRETSAGYLAWRAQSQALYPDHPFAREVTAESLAALTPDLARQHQRTLMTKDRLLVTAVGDITPEALAPLIDAAVAALPETSDLSPVTPITLPAVAAADPVVVSLPQPQSLVRFLGPGLGRDNADYFPAYVLNYTFGGGGFESRLMKTLRVEKGLTYGVSSSIDPNPAFLVWSGGGQTKNESAGEFVAGIRAEMQKFIEGGVTEAELADAKAYLIGSYPLGFDSNSKIAGNIMSVRQDELGVDYFDRRNALIEAVTLEDVNRVAAEYLAPERFSFFLVGEPEGLSAE, encoded by the coding sequence ATGCTGAAACTCCAGCTTTTCTCCGGCGCGGCTGCCGCGCTCCTCGTCTCTGCCTGCGCCAGCTCCTCTGTGCCTGCGCCTCATCCGCTCGACGTGAGCGTGGCAGAGCCTGTCTTCCTGATCGATACCTATGACGGCGATTTCGTCGACATCCAGCAGATGACCACGCCTGGCGGCGTGTCCGTCTGGCTGGTCACCGAACCGTCGATCCCGATCGTCTCGGTACAGATGGCCTGGCGCGCGGGCACCACGTCCGATCCTGCCGGCCTCGAAGGCCTCTCCAATGCCGTCACCTACAACATGAATGAGGGCGCAGGCGATCTCGACTCGCTCGCTTTCCAGACGGCGATGGAAGACCTGAATATGAGCTTCGGCTGCTCCAACTCCGCAGAGTGGACCAGCTGTTCGGCCACCATGCTGGCAGAGAACGCTGCGCCGTCGATGGAGGTGGTCGCTTCCGCCTTCACGGCGCCGCGCTTCGATCAGGGGCCGTTCGACCGTTTCGTGCGTGAGCAGGAAGTCGCCCTGAAAACCCGTGAAACCTCAGCTGGCTATCTTGCGTGGCGGGCCCAATCGCAGGCGCTCTATCCGGACCATCCCTTCGCCCGCGAAGTGACCGCCGAGAGCCTTGCCGCCCTCACGCCGGACCTGGCGCGTCAGCATCAGCGCACGCTGATGACGAAGGATCGCCTCCTCGTCACTGCCGTGGGCGACATCACGCCCGAAGCGCTGGCCCCGCTGATCGATGCGGCCGTTGCTGCCCTGCCGGAGACCAGCGACCTCTCGCCGGTCACCCCGATCACGCTGCCGGCGGTTGCCGCGGCTGACCCGGTGGTCGTCAGCCTGCCGCAGCCCCAGAGCCTTGTGCGCTTCCTTGGCCCCGGCCTTGGCCGCGACAATGCCGATTATTTCCCGGCCTATGTGCTGAACTACACCTTCGGCGGTGGCGGCTTCGAAAGCCGCCTGATGAAAACGCTGCGGGTGGAGAAGGGCCTGACCTATGGCGTCAGCTCCAGCATCGATCCCAATCCCGCCTTCCTCGTCTGGTCGGGCGGCGGTCAGACCAAGAATGAGAGCGCCGGTGAATTCGTTGCCGGTATCCGCGCCGAGATGCAGAAATTCATCGAAGGCGGCGTGACCGAGGCAGAGCTGGCCGATGCAAAGGCCTATCTCATCGGCTCCTATCCGCTCGGCTTTGACTCCAACTCCAAGATCGCCGGCAACATCATGTCCGTCCGCCAGGACGAACTCGGCGTCGATTACTTCGACCGCCGCAATGCCCTGATCGAAGCCGTCACCCTGGAAGACGTGAACCGTGTCGCCGCAGAATATCTTGCGCCCGAACGCTTCAGCTTCTTCCTCGTCGGCGAGCCTGAAGGCCTGTCGGCAGAGTAA
- a CDS encoding M16 family metallopeptidase — translation MKSMFIAAGLMAFAALGASAEAAPEGNPPTSFTLDNGMQVVVVPDHRAPVVTHMVWYKVGAVDEAPGKSGIAHLFEHVMFKETKNIGPEEFTSIVQRSGGQLNAFTSWDYTAYYERVHKDQLGKMMGLEAERMVNLTINDDPKGPFISERDVVKEERRQRIENNPNALLQEQALSALWKGHPYEITVIGKMEEVGALTPEDGLAFYQEYYSPENAILVVAGDVTEDEVRTLAQEHYGPIAPTGVAHGARKWEPVSPIAETQLITHADPKVRQPVWSRYYLGTSLSRNYDEALALDVGLEVLGGGMTSRLYQSLVEQQKLAINIGTYAFTTLHDEGPAVIYGTPVDGTTLEELEAAVMAEVNAIMDSGFTEEEVRRARNKLAASAIYEKDSQASMANQYGAAMVLGFELDAIAAYPDKVREVTVEEALAAVRAVFAADKNYIVTHLLPAEGDL, via the coding sequence ATGAAATCTATGTTTATTGCTGCGGGGCTCATGGCCTTTGCAGCCCTTGGCGCTTCTGCGGAAGCTGCGCCAGAGGGCAACCCGCCGACGAGCTTCACGCTCGACAATGGTATGCAGGTTGTTGTGGTGCCCGATCACCGCGCGCCGGTGGTTACCCATATGGTCTGGTACAAGGTCGGCGCGGTTGACGAGGCGCCCGGCAAGTCCGGCATCGCCCACCTCTTCGAACACGTCATGTTCAAGGAAACCAAGAATATCGGCCCGGAGGAGTTCACCTCCATCGTCCAGCGGTCCGGTGGCCAGCTCAACGCGTTCACCTCTTGGGACTACACCGCCTATTATGAGCGGGTTCACAAGGACCAGCTCGGCAAGATGATGGGCCTTGAGGCCGAGCGGATGGTGAACCTCACCATCAATGACGATCCCAAAGGCCCCTTCATCTCCGAACGCGATGTCGTGAAGGAAGAACGCCGCCAGCGCATCGAGAACAATCCGAACGCGCTGCTGCAGGAACAGGCGCTCTCTGCGCTCTGGAAGGGCCATCCCTACGAAATCACCGTCATCGGCAAGATGGAAGAAGTCGGCGCGCTGACGCCGGAAGACGGCCTTGCCTTCTATCAGGAATATTACAGCCCGGAGAATGCGATCCTCGTCGTGGCCGGTGATGTGACTGAAGACGAAGTGCGCACGCTCGCGCAGGAACATTACGGCCCGATCGCGCCGACCGGCGTGGCTCACGGCGCCCGCAAATGGGAGCCCGTCAGCCCGATCGCCGAAACCCAGCTGATCACGCATGCAGACCCCAAGGTCCGCCAGCCGGTGTGGAGCCGCTACTATCTCGGCACCTCGCTCAGCCGCAATTATGATGAAGCCCTCGCGCTCGATGTCGGCCTCGAAGTCCTCGGTGGTGGCATGACCAGCCGGCTCTACCAGTCGCTGGTCGAGCAGCAGAAGCTGGCCATCAATATCGGCACCTATGCCTTCACCACGCTGCACGATGAAGGCCCGGCCGTGATCTACGGCACGCCGGTCGACGGCACGACGCTGGAAGAGCTGGAAGCGGCTGTCATGGCCGAGGTCAACGCCATCATGGACAGCGGCTTCACCGAAGAGGAAGTCCGCCGCGCCCGCAACAAGCTGGCCGCCAGCGCGATCTACGAGAAAGACAGCCAGGCCTCGATGGCCAACCAGTATGGCGCCGCCATGGTGCTCGGCTTCGAGCTGGACGCCATCGCCGCCTATCCCGACAAGGTGCGCGAAGTTACGGTGGAAGAGGCGCTTGCCGCCGTCCGTGCGGTCTTCGCCGCCGACAAGAACTATATCGTCACCCACCTGCTGCCGGCTGAAGGAGACCTCTGA
- a CDS encoding DUF3035 domain-containing protein, which yields MKKTLPLIAAGLALGVTAACSSNGNAGGATPDEFRVVTKPPLAIPPNYSLRPPAPGTSIPAEVEIATSGTTAAFGAGLGQQASASERALVASAHANAVNPAVRAQVDYEETKAIRKSPSIADRILFWRKNNPEDAASAASDNATGNQTVVIEQAGGGSRIKLPGT from the coding sequence ATGAAAAAGACCCTACCGCTCATCGCTGCCGGCCTCGCTCTCGGGGTGACGGCTGCCTGTTCTTCCAACGGTAACGCAGGCGGCGCCACGCCCGACGAGTTCCGCGTTGTCACCAAGCCGCCATTGGCCATCCCGCCGAATTACAGCCTGCGTCCGCCGGCCCCCGGCACCAGCATTCCGGCTGAAGTCGAAATAGCCACCAGCGGCACCACGGCCGCGTTTGGCGCCGGTCTCGGCCAGCAGGCCAGCGCTTCGGAGCGCGCCCTGGTCGCCTCGGCCCATGCCAATGCCGTCAACCCCGCCGTGCGTGCGCAGGTCGATTATGAAGAGACCAAGGCGATCCGCAAATCGCCCTCGATCGCTGACCGCATCCTGTTCTGGCGCAAGAACAATCCGGAAGACGCCGCCTCGGCAGCGTCCGACAATGCAACCGGGAATCAGACTGTGGTGATCGAACAGGCCGGCGGCGGCAGCCGTATCAAGCTTCCCGGCACCTGA